Proteins from one Nicotiana tabacum cultivar K326 chromosome 23, ASM71507v2, whole genome shotgun sequence genomic window:
- the LOC107823578 gene encoding probable carotenoid cleavage dioxygenase 4, chloroplastic encodes MDAFSSTFLSTLSQHPKSLLSPNYSPNTSSSPILKVSSVRIEERPQTTTTTTRTKPQEKPTPSPYTPPKDTPKRQLPTKSITTKKPVEPSFPSVIFNAFDDFVNTFIDPPLKPCVDPKYILSNNFAPVDELPPTECEVVVGSLPPCLDGAYIRNGPNPQYLPRGPYHLFDGDGMLHSIKISQSKATLCSRYVKTYKYTIEREAGSPVFPNVFSGFNGLTASAARGAITAARAIAGQFNPTNGIGLANTSLALFGGKLFALGESDLPYAVKLAPDGDIITLGRYDFDGKLFMSMTAHPKIDPDTNEAFAFRYGPMPPFLTYFRIEPNGTKTPDVPIFSMTRPSFLHDFAITNKFAIFSDIQIGMNPLEFITGGSPVSSDSGKIPRLGVIPRYAKNESEMKWFDVPGINIVHAINAWDEDDGDTIVMVAPNILSVEHTLERMDMIHASVEKVKIDLKSGMVSRQPLSTRNLDFGVINPAYVGKKNKYVYAAIGDPMPKIAGIAKLDVSVAEADRRDCIVACRLFGEGCFGGEPYFVANNSAADEDDGYVVSFVHNEKTGESRFLVMDAKSPNLDIVAAVKLPRRVPYGFHGLFVRETDLRKLM; translated from the exons ATGGATGCCTTCTCTTCCACTTTCCTTTCTACATTATCACAACACCCTAAATCTCTTCTTTCTCCTAATTATTCTCCCAACACATCATCTTCTCCTATTCTTAAGGTCTCCTCCGTTAGAATTGAAGAAAGGCCACAAACAACTACAACCACTACTAGAACCAAACCACAAGAAAAGCCAACCCCATCACCCTACACTCCTCCAAAAGACACTCCCAAAAGACAATTACCtacaaaatcaataaccacaaaaAAACCAGTAGAGCCATCGTTTCCATCAGTTATCTTCAATGCATTTGACGATTTCGTGAACACTTTCATTGATCCTCCTTTGAAACCTTGTGTCGATCCAAAGTATATTCTCTCTAACAACTTTGCTCCGGTGGATGAGCTTCCCCCCACTGAATGCGAGGTCGTGGTAGGCTCCCTTCCTCCTTGCCTTGACGGCGCGTACATCCGAAATGGCCCCAATCCTCAGTATCTTCCACGTGGACCTTACCATCTTTTTGATGGAGATGGAATGCTTCATTCCATTAAAATTTCTCAAAGCAAAGCTACACTCTGCAGCCGATACGTCAAAACTTACAAATACACAATTGAACGTGAAGCTGGTTCTCCGGTTTTCCCAAATGTATTCTCCGGTTTCAACGGTCTCACTGCCTCGGCGGCGCGTGGTGCTATCACCGCGGCTCGAGCGATTGCGGGACAGTTCAATCCCACTAACGGCATAGGGCTAGCAAACACAAGCTTGGCTTTATTCGGAGGCAAACTATTCGCTCTTGGTGAATCTGATTTACCGTATGCAGTAAAATTAGCCCCAGATGGTGATATTATTACCCTCGGCCGTTACGATTTCGACGGAAAACTTTTCATGAGCATGACGGCACATCCCAAAATTGACCCAGATACTAACGAGGCTTTTGCTTTCCGTTACGGTCCAATGCCTCCTTTTTTAACTTACTTTAGAATCGAACCAAATGGTACAAAAACACCAGACGTGCCAATATTTTCTATGACACGTCCGTCATTTCTTCATGACTTTGCAATTACAAATAAATTTGCGATATTCTCGGACATACAAATAGGAATGAACCCACTTGAGTTCATCACCGGTGGTTCACCGGTGAGTTCAGACTCGGGGAAAATCCCTCGCCTTGGCGTGATTCCACGTTACGCCAAGAACGAATCGGAAATGAAGTGGTTTGATGTGCCCGGGATCAATATTGTACATGCGATTAATGCGTGGGATGAAGATGATGGTGATACTATAGTGATGGTAGCGCCTAATATATTGTCGGTGGAGCATACGCTGGAGAGAATGGATATGATACATGCTTCTGTTGAGAAAGTGAAGATAGATTTGAAGAGTGGGATGGTGAGCAGACAACCATTGTCGACAAGAAATCTTGATTTTGGAGTCATCAATCCGGCTTATGTTGGGAAGAAGAACAA GTATGTATATGCAgcgattggagaccctatgccaaAGATAGCAGGCATAGCAAAATTGGACGTATCAGTAGCAGAAGCTGATCGGCGCGATTGCATAGTGGCGTGCCGATTATTTGGAGAAGGCTGCTTTGGCGGTGAGCCATATTTTGTGGCAAACAATTCAGCAGCGGATGAGGACGATGGCTACGTTGTGTCGTTTGTGCACAATGAGAAGACAGGAGAGTCAAGGTTCTTGGTCATGGATGCAAAGTCCCCTAATCTTGACATTGTGGCTGCTGTCAAATTGCCTCGTCGAGTGCCTTACGGTTTCCACGGCCTTTTCGTTAGGGAAACTGATCTTAGGAAACTCATGTag